One genomic window of Tenacibaculum tangerinum includes the following:
- a CDS encoding glycosyl hydrolase family 17 protein produces the protein MKSGLNILWILVFLISCGEVKEKKSVSTINTNNVTAKDILGNSNYPAICYGGYRNKTRDIQPTIEELKTDMKILSAMGIRIVRTYNVHLDHSENLLKAINELQKEDKNFEMYVMLGAWIDCKNAWTELPLDHHKESERNEVEIKEAVRLANLYPNIVKIVAVGNEAMVKWATEYYVQPNIILKWVNHLQNLKKEGKLNKDLWITTSDNFASWGGGSNEYHTDDLNKLIAAVDYISMHTYPMHDTHYNPKFWKGEHNEHTLSNLEDIEKAMQRSLAYAQSQYQGVKNYMERLGIHKPIHIGETGWASTSNEFYGPKGANATDELKQGMYYKHMRDWTEKEQLSCFYFEAFDEPWKNAQNPAGSENHFGLFTVDGKAKYALWHLVDEHKFEGLRRDGNKITKTFNGDKQALINSVLPSLVNH, from the coding sequence ATGAAATCAGGCTTAAACATTTTATGGATACTGGTTTTCTTGATTTCTTGTGGAGAAGTAAAAGAAAAGAAAAGTGTTTCAACTATAAATACGAACAACGTGACTGCTAAAGATATATTAGGAAACTCCAACTATCCCGCTATTTGTTATGGAGGTTATCGCAACAAAACTAGAGACATACAACCAACGATTGAAGAGTTAAAAACAGACATGAAGATTCTCAGTGCCATGGGAATCAGAATTGTAAGAACCTACAATGTTCACTTAGATCATTCAGAAAACCTTTTAAAAGCAATAAATGAGCTTCAAAAAGAAGACAAAAATTTTGAAATGTATGTAATGCTAGGCGCATGGATAGATTGTAAAAATGCATGGACAGAGTTGCCTTTAGATCACCATAAGGAAAGTGAAAGAAACGAAGTGGAAATTAAAGAAGCCGTTAGGTTGGCTAATTTATATCCAAACATCGTAAAAATAGTAGCAGTGGGTAATGAAGCCATGGTAAAATGGGCAACCGAATACTATGTACAACCTAATATAATCTTAAAGTGGGTAAATCACCTTCAAAACTTGAAAAAAGAAGGAAAACTAAATAAAGATTTATGGATTACCACTAGCGATAATTTTGCATCATGGGGTGGGGGAAGTAACGAATACCATACCGATGATTTAAACAAATTAATCGCCGCTGTAGATTATATTTCAATGCACACCTACCCAATGCACGATACGCATTACAATCCTAAATTTTGGAAAGGTGAGCACAACGAGCATACACTTTCGAATTTAGAAGATATAGAAAAAGCCATGCAACGATCGCTAGCGTACGCACAATCGCAGTATCAGGGTGTAAAGAACTACATGGAGCGTTTAGGAATACACAAACCAATTCATATTGGTGAAACAGGCTGGGCAAGTACATCTAATGAATTTTACGGACCTAAAGGAGCGAATGCAACCGACGAATTAAAACAAGGAATGTATTACAAACACATGCGTGATTGGACTGAAAAGGAGCAATTATCATGCTTTTACTTTGAAGCCTTTGACGAACCATGGAAAAATGCTCAAAATCCGGCAGGCTCTGAAAATCATTTTGGACTGTTTACAGTTGATGGAAAAGCAAAATATGCCCTTTGGCACTTGGTAGACGAACATAAGTTTGAAGGACTCCGTAGGGATGGAAATAAAATTACAAAAACATTTAATGGAGATAAGCAAGCCTTAATAAACTCGGTATTGCCTTCTTTAGTAAATCATTAA
- a CDS encoding glycoside hydrolase 5 family protein, with translation MRLAVLTYTLLLTIILLGCQKTKENTISVSERQILVNLKPYTIKGVCYHPVPKGSSNKRSFSNLKEDVLLMKEAGINTIRVYEPIKEVEVLDFLAKNQLKVIIGFGYDQGGVYDIKSGSYLQYIKKYRHHKAILMWELGNEYNYHPEWFGNNINNWYSALKEAVDTIHKYDSNHPVATAHGELPNATTLAMVPNIDVWGMNVYRWDKPASIFEEWKKISNKPMYLSEAGADSYMTIEKQGYIQGENQKAQADATRNILNDVFENSTICAGVALFSFTDGWWKAGSLDTQDIGGWAPNSSGVPYDGTPNEEYWGIVDIDRNKKKVFEVVTKFYTDTKEEY, from the coding sequence ATGAGATTAGCTGTTTTAACATACACACTTTTATTAACAATAATACTTTTAGGTTGTCAAAAAACTAAAGAGAATACGATAAGCGTTTCAGAAAGACAAATCTTAGTCAATTTGAAACCTTATACAATCAAAGGAGTTTGTTATCATCCAGTTCCTAAAGGAAGTTCTAACAAAAGAAGTTTTTCAAACTTAAAAGAAGACGTCCTGCTAATGAAAGAGGCAGGCATCAATACCATACGAGTGTATGAACCCATAAAAGAAGTTGAAGTTTTAGACTTTCTAGCAAAAAATCAATTAAAAGTAATTATAGGCTTTGGTTACGACCAAGGAGGTGTTTACGATATAAAATCAGGAAGCTATCTACAGTACATAAAAAAGTATCGCCATCATAAAGCTATTCTGATGTGGGAATTAGGAAACGAATACAATTACCATCCCGAATGGTTTGGTAACAACATAAACAATTGGTACTCTGCATTAAAAGAAGCTGTAGATACAATTCACAAGTACGATAGTAACCATCCCGTTGCAACAGCACATGGAGAATTACCCAACGCAACAACTCTAGCAATGGTGCCAAATATTGATGTATGGGGAATGAATGTATACCGTTGGGATAAACCAGCAAGTATTTTTGAAGAATGGAAGAAAATAAGTAACAAACCTATGTACTTATCAGAAGCAGGTGCCGATAGTTATATGACCATTGAAAAACAAGGATACATTCAAGGAGAAAACCAAAAAGCACAAGCCGATGCGACTAGAAACATATTAAACGATGTGTTTGAAAATTCAACAATTTGTGCAGGAGTAGCCTTATTTTCATTTACCGACGGATGGTGGAAAGCTGGAAGCTTAGACACTCAAGATATTGGAGGTTGGGCACCCAACAGTAGCGGTGTACCTTACGACGGAACTCCTAATGAAGAATACTGGGGTATTGTTGATATTGATAGAAATAAGAAAAAAGTGTTTGAGGTAGTTACAAAATTTTACACCGACACAAAGGAAGAATACTAA
- a CDS encoding glycoside hydrolase family 30 protein, whose protein sequence is MLKKIGCIILVIMLNSCKKENKLEVEVYETSAKGNKLTRVLDFNTAKDAVEITVIPEKEYQTITGFGGSFTESSAYLLNKLSKKNRDKILQAYFGSDGANYSLTRTHISSCDFSLNNYTYAPVANDVELEHFSIEEDTEDLVPMIKDAMVISNEGFKIIASPWTAPPWMKDNNAYVGGKLLPKYYESYALFFSKYLEAYQKEGIDIWAVTVVNEPHGNGNNWESMLFSPQEMTNFVQQHLGPKLETEGFKNVHILGYDQNREGLKEWVDEMYKNQATSKYYAGTAIHWYESTVNYFPEALQYAHNKAPDKYLIQTEACVDAEVPKWQDDAWYWSKEATDWGWDWAPEHQKSWHPKYVPVYRYARDIIGCLNNWVDGWVDWNMVLDTQGGPNWVKNWCVAPVIVKPETDEVYFTPIYYTLAHFSKYIRPNAKRIEIKNPDKSLMVTAAKNPDNTIAVVVFNQEKQAKNFTLKLKQEKVELTIDAQAIQTIIIH, encoded by the coding sequence ATGTTAAAAAAAATAGGTTGTATAATACTCGTTATCATGCTAAACTCATGTAAGAAAGAAAATAAACTAGAAGTAGAAGTTTATGAAACTTCTGCTAAAGGAAATAAACTTACCAGAGTTTTAGATTTTAATACAGCAAAAGATGCTGTAGAAATAACAGTGATACCTGAAAAAGAATACCAAACTATTACCGGATTTGGGGGCTCTTTTACAGAATCCTCAGCCTATCTTTTAAACAAACTGAGCAAAAAAAACAGAGATAAAATCTTACAGGCATACTTTGGAAGTGATGGAGCTAATTATTCATTAACTAGAACACATATAAGTTCGTGCGATTTTTCATTAAACAACTATACATACGCTCCGGTAGCAAATGATGTTGAGCTAGAGCACTTTAGTATAGAAGAAGATACAGAAGATTTAGTACCCATGATAAAAGATGCTATGGTAATTTCTAATGAAGGGTTTAAAATCATAGCATCTCCATGGACTGCTCCGCCATGGATGAAAGATAACAATGCGTATGTAGGAGGAAAGCTACTGCCAAAGTATTATGAGAGTTATGCCTTGTTTTTTTCTAAATATTTAGAAGCCTATCAAAAAGAAGGAATCGATATATGGGCAGTAACCGTGGTCAACGAACCACATGGAAATGGAAATAATTGGGAAAGTATGCTTTTTTCACCCCAAGAAATGACCAATTTCGTACAACAGCATTTAGGACCTAAGCTAGAAACAGAAGGCTTTAAAAATGTGCATATATTAGGATATGACCAAAACAGAGAAGGCTTAAAAGAATGGGTAGATGAAATGTATAAAAATCAAGCAACCTCAAAATACTATGCAGGTACAGCAATTCACTGGTACGAAAGTACAGTTAATTATTTTCCTGAAGCCTTGCAATATGCACATAACAAAGCCCCCGATAAGTATTTAATACAAACAGAAGCCTGTGTAGATGCCGAGGTACCAAAGTGGCAAGATGATGCGTGGTACTGGAGTAAAGAAGCTACCGATTGGGGATGGGACTGGGCACCAGAACACCAAAAAAGTTGGCATCCTAAATACGTACCAGTATATCGTTATGCTAGAGATATTATAGGCTGTTTAAACAATTGGGTAGACGGTTGGGTAGATTGGAACATGGTTTTAGATACACAAGGAGGCCCTAACTGGGTTAAAAACTGGTGTGTAGCACCGGTAATTGTAAAACCAGAAACAGACGAAGTGTATTTTACACCCATATACTACACTTTAGCACATTTTAGCAAGTACATACGCCCCAATGCAAAACGTATAGAAATCAAGAATCCAGATAAAAGCTTAATGGTTACAGCAGCAAAAAACCCAGATAATACCATTGCAGTTGTCGTTTTTAATCAAGAAAAACAAGCCAAGAACTTTACATTAAAACTAAAACAAGAAAAAGTAGAACTAACAATAGATGCACAAGCAATACAAACCATCATAATCCATTAA
- a CDS encoding MFS transporter: MSNNKVPYSIKIAFGVGMLANQMFPAAISIFIVVLVQDLGFPGWMWGIVSLAPRVFDSITDPIMGFISDNTKSKWGRRRQYVFLGAILMGISFIIMWQLHRENSIDYNFAYFLFWSIIFYLGLTIFSVPYVAMGYEMSDDFHERTNIMAVAQWIGQWAWVIAPWFWVIMYDNNWFESADVAVRELAIWVGVICMLFAMVPAIFIKGESTLDKNYSPLTFENIGGSLKEIIKGFKEAFTSKPFRKLCIATFLIFNAFNTVASFTFFIIVYYLFSGDAGAAGIWPTLFGSIGALATTFLVIPIVTKMSKIIGKKKAFLVSQGISIVGYILLWFLFIPGKPYMFLFALPFFSFGIGSLFTLMMSMTADVIDLDELEHGKRREGVFGAIYWWMVKFGFAIAGGLSGTIMSIVGFSSGAEIQPEGAVEGLRMFFSGLPILGTLVAMYVMKSYSIDETRANEIRKELEARKTK, translated from the coding sequence ATGTCAAATAATAAAGTACCATATTCAATTAAAATAGCCTTCGGAGTGGGAATGTTAGCAAATCAAATGTTTCCAGCGGCTATAAGCATATTTATAGTGGTATTGGTACAAGACCTAGGGTTTCCAGGATGGATGTGGGGAATCGTATCGCTCGCACCAAGAGTTTTTGACTCTATTACCGATCCGATAATGGGGTTTATATCAGATAATACAAAATCGAAGTGGGGAAGACGTAGACAATATGTGTTTCTTGGTGCGATACTTATGGGAATTTCTTTCATAATTATGTGGCAGTTACATAGAGAAAATTCAATCGATTATAACTTTGCATACTTTTTATTTTGGTCTATTATCTTTTATCTAGGATTAACCATTTTCAGTGTCCCCTATGTAGCCATGGGCTATGAAATGAGCGACGATTTTCATGAACGTACCAATATTATGGCAGTAGCTCAATGGATAGGACAATGGGCATGGGTAATAGCACCATGGTTTTGGGTGATTATGTACGATAATAATTGGTTTGAGTCGGCAGATGTAGCAGTAAGAGAATTAGCAATATGGGTTGGAGTTATTTGTATGTTATTTGCGATGGTGCCGGCAATTTTTATCAAGGGAGAATCTACCTTAGATAAAAACTATTCTCCTTTAACTTTTGAAAATATAGGAGGAAGTTTAAAAGAGATTATCAAAGGATTTAAAGAAGCATTTACGTCAAAACCATTTAGAAAACTATGTATTGCTACCTTTTTAATTTTCAATGCATTTAATACAGTTGCCAGTTTTACATTTTTCATTATTGTATATTATCTGTTCAGCGGAGATGCAGGAGCAGCAGGAATTTGGCCTACTTTATTCGGTAGTATTGGTGCCTTGGCAACCACTTTTTTAGTAATTCCTATAGTTACAAAAATGTCAAAAATAATAGGCAAGAAAAAAGCTTTTCTAGTATCTCAAGGAATATCGATAGTAGGATACATACTTCTCTGGTTTCTATTCATTCCAGGCAAACCGTATATGTTTTTATTTGCATTGCCATTTTTTTCTTTTGGAATCGGAAGTTTATTTACACTCATGATGTCTATGACAGCAGATGTTATTGACTTAGATGAATTAGAGCATGGTAAAAGAAGAGAGGGAGTATTCGGAGCCATTTATTGGTGGATGGTAAAATTCGGGTTCGCCATAGCAGGAGGTTTAAGCGGAACCATTATGTCAATAGTTGGTTTTTCATCGGGTGCCGAAATACAACCAGAAGGAGCGGTTGAGGGATTACGTATGTTTTTTTCAGGACTACCTATTCTTGGAACCTTAGTAGCCATGTATGTTATGAAGAGCTATAGTATTGATGAAACAAGAGCAAATGAAATTAGAAAAGAGTTAGAAGCAAGAAAAACAAAGTAA
- a CDS encoding glycoside hydrolase family 17 protein, translated as MSKRKEKFLALAELDFTDKSVKGLQKTFRDFLQLGIHGLCFSPYIEGQKPGDKLTEKQIRHRIEVIKPYTRWIRSFSCTEGNELIPKIAKEYGLKTLVGAWLGDDKKKNKEEIDGLLDLYKNNLIDVAAVGNEVMYRGDLTEDELLQYIYDVKKVITDVPVGYVDAYYEFVDRPKITEACDVILANCYPFWEGCDQDYSLLYIKDMYRRAKEAGNGKEVIVTETGWPTQGSNLYGAYPSYENALKYFINIQRWSKEEDIKMFYFSSFDESWKVSSEGDVGAYWGIWDKNEKLKF; from the coding sequence ATGTCCAAAAGAAAGGAAAAATTTTTAGCATTAGCCGAACTAGACTTTACAGATAAGTCTGTTAAGGGCTTACAAAAAACGTTTAGAGATTTTTTGCAGTTAGGTATTCATGGTTTGTGTTTTAGTCCTTATATTGAAGGCCAGAAACCAGGAGATAAATTAACAGAAAAACAAATCCGTCATAGAATTGAAGTAATTAAACCATATACCCGATGGATTCGTTCTTTTTCTTGTACAGAAGGTAATGAGCTGATTCCGAAGATAGCTAAAGAATACGGATTAAAAACTTTAGTAGGAGCGTGGTTAGGAGATGACAAAAAGAAGAATAAGGAGGAAATAGACGGATTGTTAGACTTGTATAAGAACAATCTTATCGATGTAGCTGCAGTAGGAAATGAAGTAATGTATAGAGGAGATTTAACAGAAGATGAACTTTTACAATATATCTACGATGTAAAAAAAGTGATTACTGATGTTCCTGTGGGGTATGTCGATGCCTATTATGAGTTCGTTGACAGGCCAAAAATAACGGAAGCTTGCGATGTTATTTTAGCCAATTGTTACCCTTTTTGGGAAGGCTGTGACCAAGATTACTCATTATTATATATCAAAGATATGTATAGAAGAGCAAAAGAAGCAGGAAATGGTAAAGAAGTAATTGTTACAGAAACAGGGTGGCCCACCCAAGGGAGTAATTTATATGGAGCATATCCATCTTATGAAAATGCGCTAAAATATTTTATCAATATTCAAAGATGGTCGAAAGAAGAAGATATAAAAATGTTCTACTTTTCATCATTCGATGAATCTTGGAAAGTAAGTTCCGAAGGAGATGTAGGAGCATACTGGGGTATTTGGGATAAAAATGAAAAACTAAAATTTTAA
- a CDS encoding LacI family DNA-binding transcriptional regulator, with translation MVTLKQLAKELGVSISTVSKALNDSFEISEETKEKILALAKKYNYRPNNVAVNLRTRSTQTLGVIIPNIFNHFYTKILSGIEQEAKKNNYKIIISISNETLDSEREGISFFSNGSVDGILLAPSEETEKVNDYEHITDLHAKEIPFVLFDRYSDKVASDRVIINDFDSAKKTITYLTNLGKKNIVAVSLIKNLSVGRLRRKGVQEASSNVTILEFEDEKEFEEVFFQFLKTEKVDAIFALDELAGIIALNLARTLSLNIPKDVSIISFSQGILSEYSYPKLSTINQHAEEIGKKSVELILSRLKNKNKPTETKIINTALDLHQTT, from the coding sequence ATGGTAACGTTAAAACAACTAGCTAAAGAATTAGGAGTATCTATATCTACAGTTTCAAAAGCATTGAATGATAGCTTTGAAATAAGTGAGGAAACAAAAGAAAAAATATTAGCACTTGCAAAAAAATACAATTATCGTCCTAATAACGTAGCTGTTAATTTACGTACTAGATCTACCCAAACATTAGGCGTTATCATACCTAATATATTCAACCATTTTTACACAAAAATTCTCTCAGGAATTGAGCAAGAAGCAAAAAAAAATAACTATAAAATAATTATTTCTATATCAAACGAAACACTAGATTCTGAAAGAGAAGGAATTTCATTCTTTTCAAATGGAAGTGTAGACGGAATATTATTAGCACCTTCTGAAGAAACAGAAAAAGTAAACGATTACGAACACATTACCGATTTGCATGCCAAAGAAATTCCATTTGTTTTATTTGATAGGTATTCAGATAAAGTAGCATCTGATAGAGTAATTATCAATGATTTTGATTCAGCAAAAAAAACAATAACCTACCTAACAAATTTGGGTAAAAAAAATATTGTAGCTGTTTCTTTGATAAAAAATTTGAGCGTAGGAAGATTGAGAAGAAAAGGAGTACAAGAAGCCTCATCAAATGTAACAATACTCGAGTTTGAAGATGAAAAAGAATTTGAAGAAGTTTTTTTTCAGTTTTTAAAAACTGAAAAAGTAGACGCCATTTTTGCATTAGATGAATTAGCTGGAATTATAGCTTTAAATTTAGCAAGAACGTTATCTTTAAACATCCCAAAAGATGTGTCTATCATTAGTTTTAGTCAAGGAATATTATCTGAGTATTCGTACCCCAAACTCTCTACAATCAATCAGCATGCAGAAGAAATAGGCAAAAAATCGGTAGAGCTAATACTGTCTAGATTAAAAAATAAGAATAAACCCACAGAGACAAAAATAATCAATACCGCCTTAGATTTACACCAAACTACTTGA
- a CDS encoding tetratricopeptide repeat-containing sensor histidine kinase, translating to MKKDKTLILTYIIIIALLSCNKKTVKNEEDVKEEDIVKQFTYRERLSYYLSKKGNLDDFNIIRNIAYCYNKLEKPDSSIFYINEFLKNQKNISNEQLGMVFYRLGINYKKLNKINEAYKYFVKSKEHYLREGDSLKVGEKLFSIAKIESEKELYYKSDETCIKALEYLKPINSYLLPSIYNCLGINNYEQRKYEYSNDWYEKAIKSTRDSVNKIRYYNNISINYRELRDYKQSLSLYEKIKSNKYFDSIPLDLKAKIIDNNAYAKFRAGLKINTQDFYLAQKLKKELNDNVALIANYNYLSDYYYSNKKTNKAINNANRMYELALKLDKPDDRIEALDKIIKLEKNEIKKEALFLERINLSDSIQKARENSKIQFIAYVYNFQEERKQKLEVKADLAELNLSLEQQKSQKQVWIFVVVVVVLGSVVYFFYRRGQTKKEKIIEVYKTETRLAKKIHDETANDVYAVMSILQNNPTTDTKLLTRIQKIYAQIRDISHENSPVHTGEQFESFLRYLFLDFTNDTCKVIHKGVSEANLNELSKEKQIVLYRVLQELLVNTKKHSKASLVLITFSVLKDTISVVYQDNGKGVENLVMKNGFQNMETRIKSVGGFVTFESALEKGFQAKFQFKK from the coding sequence ATGAAAAAAGATAAAACTTTAATTCTCACTTACATAATTATTATAGCTTTATTATCATGTAATAAAAAAACCGTTAAGAATGAGGAAGACGTTAAGGAAGAGGATATTGTAAAGCAATTTACCTATAGAGAAAGGTTAAGTTACTATTTATCTAAAAAAGGAAATTTAGATGATTTTAATATTATAAGAAATATAGCATATTGTTATAATAAATTAGAAAAGCCAGATAGTTCAATTTTTTATATAAATGAATTTTTGAAAAATCAAAAAAATATATCTAATGAACAATTAGGTATGGTATTCTACAGGCTAGGAATTAATTATAAAAAGCTAAATAAAATAAATGAAGCATATAAATATTTTGTCAAGTCTAAAGAACATTATTTAAGAGAAGGAGATAGTCTTAAAGTCGGCGAGAAATTATTTAGTATAGCCAAAATCGAATCAGAAAAAGAATTATACTATAAAAGTGATGAAACATGTATAAAAGCCCTTGAATACTTAAAACCAATAAATTCTTATTTACTACCGTCAATTTATAATTGTTTGGGTATTAATAATTATGAGCAAAGAAAATATGAGTACTCTAATGATTGGTATGAAAAAGCTATAAAGTCAACTCGAGATAGTGTAAATAAGATTAGATATTATAATAATATTTCGATTAACTACAGAGAATTAAGAGATTATAAGCAATCATTAAGTTTATATGAAAAAATTAAGTCAAATAAATATTTTGATAGTATTCCTTTGGATTTAAAAGCAAAAATAATTGATAATAATGCTTACGCAAAGTTTAGAGCAGGTTTGAAAATTAATACTCAAGACTTTTACTTAGCTCAAAAACTTAAAAAAGAATTAAACGATAATGTAGCTTTAATAGCGAATTACAATTATCTATCAGATTATTATTATAGTAATAAAAAAACTAATAAAGCTATTAATAATGCAAATAGAATGTATGAATTAGCACTTAAGTTAGATAAACCAGATGATAGAATAGAAGCTTTAGATAAAATAATTAAATTGGAAAAGAATGAAATCAAAAAAGAAGCTTTATTCCTAGAAAGAATTAATTTAAGTGATAGTATACAAAAAGCTAGAGAAAATTCAAAGATTCAATTTATAGCGTACGTTTATAATTTTCAAGAAGAACGAAAACAAAAATTAGAAGTTAAAGCTGATCTTGCAGAATTGAACCTTAGTTTAGAACAACAAAAATCCCAAAAGCAAGTATGGATTTTTGTCGTTGTTGTTGTGGTATTAGGGTCGGTCGTGTATTTCTTTTATAGAAGAGGACAAACCAAAAAAGAAAAAATTATTGAAGTGTATAAGACAGAAACTCGCTTGGCGAAAAAGATACACGATGAAACGGCAAACGATGTGTATGCAGTGATGAGTATATTGCAAAACAATCCTACTACAGATACGAAGTTGCTTACCAGAATACAGAAAATATATGCGCAAATAAGAGATATATCGCATGAGAATAGTCCTGTACATACGGGAGAACAGTTTGAAAGCTTTTTAAGATACTTGTTTTTAGATTTTACCAACGATACCTGTAAAGTAATTCACAAAGGGGTATCAGAAGCAAATCTAAACGAATTGTCTAAAGAAAAACAAATCGTTTTGTACAGAGTTTTACAGGAGCTACTGGTTAATACAAAAAAACATAGTAAAGCAAGCTTGGTACTCATTACTTTTTCAGTACTAAAAGATACAATATCAGTGGTGTATCAAGATAATGGGAAGGGGGTTGAAAACCTAGTCATGAAAAACGGATTTCAAAATATGGAAACCCGTATAAAATCAGTAGGAGGGTTTGTTACTTTTGAATCAGCGCTAGAAAAAGGATTTCAAGCAAAGTTTCAATTTAAAAAGTAG
- a CDS encoding DNA-binding response regulator, protein MFQKVLIAEDADYTSSGIEVALRDMQIAEVAYAQYCDEAFLKLKKAWLDNKPFDLLVSDLSFKEGMHKQRLSSGEELISEAKKLQPSLKTIVFSIEEKPYRVQQLCNELEVNAYVWKSNHGQEELKKAVQAVYNGNFFITPQLAHALRDKVSFEVTDYDIFLLKQLAEGLDQKEISEILKENHIKPSSISSVEKRLKLLKENFNANNPTQLIAITKDFGLI, encoded by the coding sequence ATGTTTCAAAAAGTATTAATTGCCGAAGATGCCGATTACACCTCAAGTGGTATTGAAGTAGCCCTTAGAGATATGCAAATAGCTGAAGTTGCCTATGCACAATATTGCGATGAAGCTTTTTTAAAGCTAAAAAAAGCATGGTTAGATAACAAACCGTTCGATTTGTTAGTGAGTGATTTATCATTTAAAGAAGGCATGCATAAGCAGCGACTTAGCTCTGGAGAAGAACTGATATCCGAAGCAAAAAAACTACAGCCCTCTTTAAAAACCATTGTATTTTCTATTGAAGAGAAACCCTATCGAGTACAGCAGTTGTGCAACGAATTGGAAGTAAATGCCTACGTATGGAAATCGAATCATGGGCAAGAAGAGTTAAAAAAGGCAGTACAGGCTGTTTATAATGGTAACTTTTTTATCACACCCCAATTGGCACATGCCTTACGAGATAAGGTAAGTTTTGAAGTAACAGACTACGATATATTTTTACTCAAACAGTTGGCAGAGGGATTAGATCAAAAAGAAATTAGCGAAATACTGAAAGAAAACCATATAAAACCCAGTAGCATCAGTTCAGTAGAAAAACGCTTGAAGTTATTGAAAGAAAATTTCAATGCAAACAACCCTACACAGCTCATTGCCATTACCAAAGATTTCGGACTTATTTGA
- a CDS encoding DoxX family protein — protein sequence MKRDKIIFYVTTGLLTVLLLFSAGMYFFNYAEVAKMFTTFGYPTYIIYPYAIAKLLGVVALWFFRGTFLNEWAYAGFFFAFILAFFAHYMIGDEQQVGAIIALVLLIVSYIYSKKIQ from the coding sequence ATGAAAAGAGACAAAATTATTTTTTATGTAACCACAGGACTATTAACGGTATTATTACTTTTTTCGGCAGGAATGTATTTTTTTAACTATGCAGAAGTCGCTAAAATGTTTACAACGTTTGGGTATCCAACTTATATAATTTATCCGTATGCAATAGCAAAACTATTAGGAGTAGTTGCGCTTTGGTTTTTTAGAGGTACGTTTTTAAACGAATGGGCGTATGCAGGGTTCTTTTTTGCATTCATCCTTGCTTTTTTTGCGCATTACATGATTGGAGATGAACAACAAGTAGGAGCTATAATTGCACTGGTATTGCTAATTGTTTCATACATTTATAGTAAAAAAATACAATGA
- a CDS encoding OsmC family protein: MSNNTTATVTLTQKNYLAEAKMRNHFAVIDEPLDFGGDDNGPTPVEYLLTAIGGCVSITLRMYAQRKGWNLGKITVNMSQKEQLTPQGIKKSLVEEISFEKEVTEEQRAKLLEIAGKCPVAKMVKEATEIESKITI; the protein is encoded by the coding sequence ATGAGCAATAATACAACAGCAACAGTTACGCTAACCCAAAAAAATTATTTAGCAGAGGCAAAGATGAGAAATCATTTTGCCGTTATCGATGAGCCTTTAGACTTTGGAGGAGATGACAATGGACCTACTCCAGTAGAGTACTTGCTTACAGCCATAGGTGGTTGTGTTTCCATTACCTTACGTATGTATGCACAACGAAAGGGTTGGAACTTGGGTAAAATCACGGTCAATATGAGTCAAAAGGAACAATTAACACCTCAGGGAATTAAAAAATCATTAGTAGAAGAAATTTCATTTGAAAAAGAAGTTACAGAAGAGCAGCGTGCTAAACTGTTAGAAATAGCAGGAAAATGTCCAGTCGCCAAAATGGTAAAAGAAGCCACAGAAATAGAATCAAAAATAACCATATAA